Proteins encoded together in one Hydrogenobacter hydrogenophilus window:
- the leuA gene encoding 2-isopropylmalate synthase: MDKVYIFDTTLRDGEQAPGFSMTADEKLQMAHQLAKLGVDIIEAGFAAASKGDFDSVRLIALEVDGPVICSLARALEKDIELAGEALKPAKRKRIHTFIATSEIHMKYKLRMSPEEVLERTKKAVEFARKFTDDVEFSCEDATRSQREFLYKVIETAIKAGATVINIPDTVGYALPEEFAQLIEDIKNNVPNIDKAIISVHCHDDLGMAVANSLMAVKHGARQVECTINGIGERAGNAALEEIVMAIKVRKDFFGDLYTEINTKEIYKTSRLLCRITGSFVQPNKAVVGDNAFAHESGIHQHGVLANPLTYEIMSPEDVGFPSTRIILGKHSGRHALKRRLSQLGFQLSDQDIERVFEKFKALADKKKEVYDEDLESLIYEEFMKVEEEEPIKIKHYQVQTGENLLPTATVVLSFNGEERTATSTGNGPVDAVIKAIQKALGIEPKLLDFSIKALTPNTDAQAEARLVVELDNVKASGRGVDTDIIKASVNGFVDALNRAIMRKNYIISKEKIREEGTV, translated from the coding sequence ATGGATAAAGTGTACATATTTGACACTACTTTAAGGGACGGAGAGCAGGCACCGGGCTTTTCCATGACTGCTGACGAAAAACTTCAGATGGCACATCAGCTTGCAAAACTCGGTGTGGATATCATAGAAGCGGGCTTTGCAGCAGCATCCAAAGGGGACTTTGATAGTGTTAGGCTTATAGCTTTGGAGGTAGATGGTCCTGTTATATGCTCCTTAGCAAGAGCTTTGGAAAAGGACATAGAGCTTGCAGGAGAAGCTTTAAAACCAGCAAAAAGAAAGAGGATACACACTTTTATAGCCACCTCAGAAATACACATGAAATACAAACTGCGCATGTCTCCTGAGGAGGTTCTTGAGAGAACAAAAAAAGCTGTGGAATTTGCAAGAAAGTTTACCGATGATGTGGAGTTCTCATGTGAAGATGCTACAAGAAGTCAGAGGGAATTCCTTTATAAGGTTATAGAGACTGCCATAAAGGCGGGTGCTACCGTGATAAACATACCTGACACTGTAGGATACGCACTGCCAGAGGAGTTTGCCCAACTTATAGAGGACATAAAGAATAATGTTCCCAACATAGATAAAGCCATCATAAGCGTACACTGTCATGATGACCTTGGTATGGCTGTTGCTAACTCTCTTATGGCGGTAAAGCATGGCGCAAGGCAGGTGGAATGCACCATAAACGGTATAGGAGAAAGAGCGGGCAACGCTGCTCTTGAAGAGATAGTCATGGCAATAAAGGTGCGTAAAGATTTCTTTGGTGATCTTTACACAGAAATAAACACAAAGGAGATATACAAAACTAGCAGACTACTTTGTAGGATAACAGGGTCTTTTGTACAGCCTAACAAGGCGGTAGTAGGAGACAACGCCTTTGCTCACGAATCTGGTATACATCAGCACGGAGTTCTTGCAAACCCCCTCACTTACGAGATAATGAGTCCAGAAGATGTGGGCTTTCCTTCGACAAGGATCATATTAGGTAAGCATTCGGGAAGGCACGCACTCAAGCGCAGATTGAGTCAGCTGGGTTTTCAACTGAGCGACCAAGATATAGAGAGGGTTTTTGAAAAGTTTAAGGCTCTTGCGGACAAGAAAAAAGAAGTTTACGATGAAGATTTGGAATCTCTCATATACGAAGAGTTTATGAAAGTTGAGGAAGAAGAGCCTATAAAGATAAAACACTATCAGGTACAAACAGGAGAAAACCTTCTTCCTACAGCTACTGTGGTGCTTAGCTTTAACGGTGAAGAAAGAACCGCAACCTCTACGGGAAACGGTCCTGTGGATGCGGTAATAAAAGCAATACAAAAAGCCCTTGGCATAGAACCCAAGCTGTTGGACTTTTCCATAAAGGCACTTACTCCAAACACGGATGCTCAAGCGGAAGCTCGCTTGGTAGTAGAACTTGACAATGTGAAAGCTTCTGGCAGAGGAGTGGATACAGACATCATCAAAGCAAGCGTAAACGGCTTTGTAGATGCTCTAAATAGAGCCATTATGAGAAAAAATTACATAATTTCCAAGGAGAAAATAAGAGAAGAAGGAACTGTATAA
- a CDS encoding YkvA family protein has protein sequence MQDPKKEKTLQRYYKPVQISELRKLFFEKLSSVPPTMEYVRNLILDTKLLFRILSDPNFDLQESARRDFTSALLYFIENKDSIPDWIPLIGLWDDYKLVRYVKEKHKKEIERYFSQVRYFVANYF, from the coding sequence ATGCAGGACCCAAAGAAGGAAAAAACACTTCAAAGATACTACAAACCTGTGCAGATAAGTGAACTTAGAAAGCTCTTTTTTGAAAAACTTTCTTCTGTACCACCTACTATGGAGTATGTGAGAAATCTTATCCTGGATACTAAGCTTTTGTTTAGAATTCTTAGTGATCCCAACTTTGACCTGCAGGAATCTGCAAGAAGAGACTTTACTTCTGCCCTTCTTTACTTTATAGAAAACAAGGACTCCATCCCTGACTGGATACCACTGATAGGTTTATGGGACGACTACAAACTCGTAAGGTACGTGAAAGAGAAGCACAAGAAAGAGATAGAAAGGTACTTCTCCCAGGTCAGATATTTTGTGGCTAACTACTTCTGA